In the Candidatus Deferrimicrobiaceae bacterium genome, one interval contains:
- a CDS encoding DUF523 and DUF1722 domain-containing protein produces the protein MGEPIRILISSCLLGEKVRYDRGHKREGYLVETLGRFVEWVPVCPEVDCGLPTPREAMRLVGNPAAPRLVTSKSGVDHTEQMVEFARRKLKELEPFHLCGYICKKDSPSSGMERVKVYGDSGIPAKVGAGVFTKAFMDHFPLIPVEEEGRLNAPVLREMFIGRVFTLRRFRDLLAQGKTRGGLVAFHTDHKLLLLSHDRKGY, from the coding sequence ATGGGAGAGCCGATCCGGATCCTCATCAGCTCCTGCCTGCTGGGGGAGAAGGTCCGGTACGACAGGGGCCACAAGCGGGAGGGGTATCTGGTGGAGACGCTGGGCAGGTTTGTCGAGTGGGTCCCGGTCTGCCCAGAGGTCGACTGCGGCCTGCCCACGCCCCGGGAGGCGATGCGGCTCGTCGGGAACCCCGCCGCCCCCCGGTTGGTCACAAGCAAGAGCGGCGTCGACCACACGGAGCAGATGGTGGAGTTCGCCCGCAGGAAACTCAAGGAGCTGGAACCTTTCCATCTGTGCGGCTACATCTGCAAGAAGGATTCGCCAAGTTCGGGGATGGAGCGGGTCAAGGTGTACGGCGATTCCGGAATCCCGGCGAAGGTGGGCGCCGGGGTCTTCACCAAGGCGTTCATGGACCATTTCCCGCTCATCCCGGTGGAGGAGGAGGGGCGCCTGAACGCCCCTGTTTTAAGGGAGATGTTCATCGGGAGGGTATTTACCCTGCGCCGGTTCCGCGACCTCCTCGCCCAGGGGAAAACAAGAGGCGGGCTCGTTGCCTTCCACACCGACCACAAGCTCCTTCTGCTTTCCCACGACAGGAAAGGGTAC